From a region of the Thermomonas sp. HDW16 genome:
- a CDS encoding DNA polymerase III subunit delta', translated as MLPALAPWQQRAYEHAASALGGGHFGHATLIVGPAQLGKRVLAEHLAQRVLCLSPRSDGEACGACKSCSLFASRSQYDPLETRPDSSPSHPWGHSAHPDLEFVGYEINQKTGKPRAEIVIEQIRALSEAMTLTPQLGGAQVVIVDPADAINYSAFNALLKTLEEPQPSRYLWLLSANPARLPATIRSRCQRLELRLPPQDEALHWLAARGHGGEFAREALDAARGHPGLADAWASGDGLALRRAVAQDVQSLQRGQAAPAELAQRWVADGRAEERLRHLAELALHEAAGLTDPARTRTLAARFDAANRTRDLLRSTVRADLAVTETLLGWCA; from the coding sequence CTGTTGCCCGCGCTTGCGCCATGGCAGCAACGCGCCTACGAACACGCGGCTTCTGCGCTGGGTGGCGGGCATTTCGGCCATGCGACCCTGATCGTCGGGCCTGCGCAGTTGGGCAAGCGCGTGCTGGCCGAGCACCTGGCGCAGCGCGTGCTCTGCCTGTCGCCGCGCAGCGATGGCGAAGCCTGCGGCGCCTGCAAGAGCTGCAGCTTGTTCGCCTCGCGTTCGCAATACGATCCGCTGGAAACGCGGCCGGACAGTTCGCCCTCGCACCCATGGGGGCATAGCGCGCATCCGGACCTGGAATTCGTCGGCTACGAGATCAACCAGAAGACCGGCAAGCCGCGCGCGGAAATCGTGATCGAACAGATCCGTGCATTGTCCGAGGCGATGACCCTGACTCCACAGCTTGGCGGCGCGCAGGTGGTGATCGTCGACCCCGCCGATGCGATCAATTACAGCGCGTTCAACGCACTCTTGAAGACGCTGGAAGAGCCGCAGCCCAGCCGTTATCTGTGGCTGCTGTCCGCGAATCCGGCACGGCTGCCGGCAACCATTCGTAGTCGCTGCCAGCGTCTGGAACTGCGTCTGCCGCCGCAGGACGAAGCGCTGCACTGGCTGGCCGCGCGCGGGCATGGTGGCGAGTTTGCGCGAGAAGCGCTGGACGCGGCGCGCGGTCATCCCGGTCTGGCCGATGCGTGGGCGTCCGGCGATGGCCTGGCCTTGCGTCGTGCAGTCGCGCAGGACGTCCAGTCATTGCAGCGTGGGCAGGCCGCGCCGGCGGAACTGGCACAGCGCTGGGTGGCCGATGGCCGCGCCGAAGAACGTCTACGTCACTTGGCGGAGCTGGCATTGCACGAAGCCGCGGGCTTGACCGATCCGGCGCGAACCCGCACGCTGGCCGCGCGCTTCGATGCCGCCAACCGTACGCGCGACCTGTTGCGCAGCACGGTGCGCGCGGACTTGGCGGTGACCGAAACGTTGTTGGGGTGGTGCGCATGA
- the pabC gene encoding aminodeoxychorismate lyase — protein MSIRIFRGEREIASIDPANRGLAYGDGLFETMRVHRGDVPLWPRHLRRLCDGALRLGIAPPSIDVIEARVAELATGCDAGVLKLLLTRGEGGRGYAPPVDAEPVWVLSLHPLPASPANGLRLHWCETRLALQPALAGIKHCNRLEQVLARAKVESVGCDEGLMQDVAGNAISATAANLLALCDGRWLTPPVDACGVAGVLRGWLLEQGLAEIAVLQPDKIESADALALCNAVRGILPVGLLGTRAWARHPAVADLQEGLAMAYPMFSMAGHSA, from the coding sequence ATGAGCATTCGCATCTTCCGCGGCGAACGCGAGATCGCCAGCATCGACCCGGCCAATCGTGGCCTTGCCTATGGCGATGGCCTGTTCGAGACCATGCGCGTGCATCGCGGCGATGTGCCGCTGTGGCCGCGGCACCTGAGGCGCTTGTGCGACGGGGCGCTGCGGCTCGGGATCGCGCCGCCGTCGATCGATGTCATCGAAGCACGCGTCGCTGAACTCGCGACCGGTTGCGATGCGGGTGTGTTGAAGCTGTTGCTGACCCGTGGCGAAGGCGGGCGCGGCTATGCGCCGCCGGTCGATGCCGAACCGGTTTGGGTGCTGTCGCTGCATCCGCTTCCCGCATCGCCAGCCAATGGCCTGCGCCTGCATTGGTGCGAAACGCGGCTGGCGTTGCAGCCTGCGCTGGCCGGCATCAAGCACTGCAATCGGCTGGAACAGGTGCTGGCGCGTGCCAAGGTCGAATCCGTAGGCTGCGACGAAGGCCTGATGCAAGACGTGGCGGGCAACGCGATCAGTGCGACAGCGGCCAACTTGCTGGCGCTGTGCGACGGACGCTGGTTGACCCCTCCCGTGGACGCATGTGGCGTTGCCGGCGTGTTGCGCGGCTGGTTGCTGGAGCAGGGGCTCGCGGAAATCGCGGTGCTGCAACCGGACAAGATCGAATCGGCCGATGCGCTGGCGCTCTGCAACGCCGTGCGCGGTATCCTGCCGGTCGGGTTGCTGGGCACGCGCGCATGGGCGCGGCATCCGGCGGTGGCTGATTTGCAGGAAGGGTTGGCGATGGCGTATCCGATGTTTTCGATGGCGGGGCACAGCGCATGA
- the mltG gene encoding endolytic transglycosylase MltG produces MSRRSRRGKTGGFFRRAFLFLLIVALATGAWLWQRYQGFADAPLAGIEAGDSLVVERGDSLASVLRKLDAEGVETGDRLQWQVLARELDAAGKLQVGEYALEAGASPRSLLLAMRDGKVERRMFTIVEGWNIRELRAALAKVESLQQESTKLDDAALMKTLGHAGQHPEGRFLPETYAWVRGDSDLDILKRAHDAMDNALDAAWASRAGDVPLKTRDEALVLASIVEKETGIAEERPAIAGVFARRLKIGMRLQTDPTVIYGMGAAYAGNIRRSDLTRDTLYNTYTRDGLPPTPIAMPGKAALQAATHPEAGDALFFVAVGDGSGRHVFTKSLTDHNTAVREYLQRYRAQQQSVPK; encoded by the coding sequence ATGAGTCGTCGTTCCCGCCGCGGCAAGACGGGCGGTTTCTTCCGCCGCGCTTTCCTGTTTCTGTTGATCGTTGCGCTGGCCACGGGCGCCTGGTTGTGGCAGCGCTACCAGGGCTTCGCCGACGCACCGCTGGCCGGGATCGAAGCCGGCGACAGCCTGGTAGTCGAGCGTGGCGATTCGCTGGCCAGCGTGCTGCGCAAGCTCGATGCCGAAGGCGTCGAGACGGGCGATCGCCTGCAATGGCAGGTGCTGGCGCGCGAGCTCGATGCGGCAGGAAAGCTGCAGGTGGGCGAATACGCGCTGGAAGCCGGTGCTTCGCCGCGCTCGTTGCTGCTGGCCATGCGCGACGGCAAGGTGGAGCGGCGCATGTTCACCATCGTCGAAGGCTGGAACATCCGCGAATTGCGCGCGGCGTTGGCGAAGGTGGAATCGCTGCAACAAGAGAGCACGAAGCTCGATGACGCGGCGCTGATGAAGACGCTGGGCCATGCCGGTCAGCATCCGGAAGGTCGCTTCCTGCCGGAGACCTATGCCTGGGTGCGCGGCGATTCCGACCTCGACATCCTCAAGCGCGCGCATGACGCGATGGACAACGCGCTGGATGCGGCCTGGGCATCGCGTGCGGGTGATGTGCCGTTGAAGACCAGGGACGAGGCGCTGGTGCTGGCGTCCATCGTCGAGAAGGAAACCGGCATCGCCGAAGAACGCCCCGCGATTGCTGGTGTATTTGCGCGCCGATTGAAGATCGGCATGCGCCTGCAAACCGATCCCACCGTGATCTACGGGATGGGTGCGGCCTATGCCGGCAATATCCGTCGCAGCGACCTGACCCGCGACACGCTTTACAACACTTATACCCGCGACGGCCTGCCGCCGACGCCCATCGCGATGCCGGGCAAGGCCGCATTGCAGGCCGCCACCCATCCTGAAGCCGGCGATGCGCTGTTCTTCGTCGCCGTGGGCGATGGCAGTGGCCGCCACGTGTTCACCAAGTCGTTGACCGATCACAACACGGCGGTGCGTGAATACCTGCAGCGTTACCGCGCGCAACAGCAATCGGTGCCGAAGTGA
- the tmk gene encoding dTMP kinase, with translation MAELQRQPRLLSIEGGEGAGKSTVLRALRDALAEDGFEVVSTREPGGTPLAERIRELLLDPSHEPASPETELLLMFASRAQHVREVVLPALQRGAWVISDRFTDSSYAYQGAARGLDAAFIAELERRVVGIEPGLTLLLDLGVAHGRERTRGRDLLGGSSPDRIERERDEFFERVREGFLLRAARHPQRIRVLDASPDAERVAEAALQALAAYREAMQ, from the coding sequence ATGGCGGAGTTGCAACGGCAGCCGCGCCTGCTGAGCATCGAGGGCGGCGAAGGGGCCGGCAAGAGCACGGTGTTGCGCGCATTGCGCGATGCGCTGGCAGAGGACGGCTTCGAAGTCGTCTCCACCCGCGAGCCCGGCGGTACGCCGCTCGCTGAGCGCATCCGCGAACTGTTGCTGGATCCCTCGCACGAACCGGCATCGCCCGAAACCGAGCTACTGCTGATGTTCGCTTCGCGCGCGCAACACGTGCGCGAAGTGGTGCTGCCGGCACTGCAGCGCGGTGCATGGGTGATCAGCGACCGCTTCACCGATTCAAGTTATGCCTACCAAGGTGCGGCGCGTGGATTGGACGCAGCCTTCATTGCAGAACTGGAACGGCGCGTAGTCGGCATCGAACCCGGCCTGACCCTGCTGCTTGACCTCGGCGTGGCCCACGGCCGCGAACGCACGCGCGGACGCGACCTGCTTGGTGGCTCGTCGCCGGATCGCATCGAGCGCGAACGCGACGAGTTTTTCGAGCGCGTGCGCGAAGGGTTCCTGCTGCGTGCGGCGCGGCACCCGCAGCGCATCCGCGTGCTCGATGCCAGCCCTGATGCGGAGCGGGTCGCCGAAGCGGCATTGCAGGCGTTGGCGGCGTACCGCGAGGCGATGCAATGA